A window from Gossypium raimondii isolate GPD5lz chromosome 7, ASM2569854v1, whole genome shotgun sequence encodes these proteins:
- the LOC105763833 gene encoding uncharacterized protein LOC105763833: MSARGTRSCGIHGCGRGRKGTRVESSSLGSMSNLDTSETLVSPATETRGVTGVTATMVEYWLEATERIINDIDCTPKHKLKGVVSLLRDEGKYVGASYVDARRHEFMNLRQGDRLVAEYEAEFLRLSRYARGMVESEYEKCIHFENGLRDNQRVLITPQREREFAILVDKAKIVKERPKKWARPDGPVKVGDPVAPTGIQPCGDCGRCHSDECWRRLGACLRCGSSEHRIQEFLSRLIRYIGSTHSYVASTIFENLGISVESTFSEITILSPLGKSVQVNRLYRSVPLKVQEVVFLANFMELPFGEFDLILGMDWFVEHLVSLDYATKRVVLRTKDDKEVVVIGTALVSIAPHRVASKELTELLNFKSFWIMVLSVQVCLHGGIGSFRGDFVFSKIDLHSGYHQLRVKEVDVHKTVFRTRHGHYEFLVMPFGLTNAPAAFMDLMNRVFQPYQDQFIVVFMDDILVYSKIEDEHDEHLRVVLQILCEK, from the exons ATGAGCGCTCGTGGAACTCGCAGTTGTGGTATCCATGGGTGCGGCAGAGGCCGCAAAGGGACTCGAGTTGAGTCTTCCTCTTTAGGCAGTATGTCAAACTTAGACACGAGTGAGACACTGGTTTCACCTGCTACTGAGACTAG GGGTGTCACTGGAGTCACCGCTACTATGGTCGAGTATTGGTTGGAGGCTACTGAGAGGATCATAAATGACATCGACTGTACTCCTAAGCATAAACTAAAGGGTGTAGTCTCTTTGCTTCGCGACgag GGGAAGTATGTGGGTGCGAGCTATGTAGATGCTCGTAGGCATGAGTTCATGAATCTCAGGCAAGGTGATAGATtagtggccgagtatgaggctgaGTTTCTGAGGTTGAGCCGTTACGCTCGAGGCATGGTGGAGTCTGAGTATGAGAAGTGCATCCATTTTGAGAATGGCTTGAGGGATAATCAGAGAGTATTGATTACTCCACAGAGGGAGCGAGAGTTTGCAATTCTAGTGGATAAGGCAAAGATCGTTAAAGAG AGGCCAAAGAAATGGGCTAGACCTGATGGGCCTGTTAAAGTGGGGGATCCTGTTGCTCCTACTGGGATTCAACCATGTGGGGATTGTGGTAGGTGTCATTCGGATGAGTGTTGGAGGAGGTTAGGGGCCTGTCTGAGGTGTGGGTCTTCGGAGCATCGGATTCAAGAGTTTCTCAGCAGGCTAATCAGAT ACATAGGTTCTACACACTCCTATGTAGCTAGtactatttttgaaaacttggGGATTTCTGTTGAGAGTACCTTTAGTGAGATTACCATATTGAGTCCGTTAGGGAAATCTGTCCAGGTTAATAGACTTTATAGGAGTGTTCCGTTAAAAGTGCAAGAGGTTGTGTTTCTGGCGAATTTTATGGAGCTACCATTTGGGGAGTTCGacttaattctgggtatggactggttcgTTGAGCACCTGGTTAGCTTGGATTACGCAACTAAGAGAGTTGTTTTAAGGACCAAGGATGATAAGGAGGTGGTTGTGATTG GTACAGCTCTAGTGTCCATCGCTCCACACCGTGTGGCATCGAAGGAGCTTACAGAGCTTCTCAACTTCAAGAGCTTCTGGATCATGGTTTTATCCGTCCAAGTGTGTCTCCATGGGGGCATCGGttct TTTCGAGGAGATTTTGTGTTCTCGAAAATAGATCTCCATTCTGGGTATCATCAGCTTAGAGTCAAGGAAGTGGATGTTCATAAGACTGTATTTAGGACTCGccatgggcattatgagttcctagttatgcccTTTGGTCTGACGAATGCTCCGGCtgcattcatggatttgatgaaccgagTGTTTCAGCCGTATCAAGATCAGTTCATCGTGGTCTTCATGGATGATATTCTGGTTTACTCTAAGATtgaggatgagcatgacgagcatcttagagtagtgCTTCAGATACTCTGCGAAAAATAG